The following coding sequences lie in one Apium graveolens cultivar Ventura chromosome 1, ASM990537v1, whole genome shotgun sequence genomic window:
- the LOC141677683 gene encoding tubby-like F-box protein 3 isoform X1, protein MKLSYIGFRSKTGRNVEKIPAPAPENSCRWARMPEELLREVLMKVEASESEWPERRSVVACAGVCRNWRNVMIKEIVRVPEVSGVLSFPISVKQPGPRDSHIRCFIKRNGSAHSYNLYLSLSQALAENGKFLLGARKSRHATFTEYIISLNADDMSKGSNAYIGKLKSNFLGTKFSVYDALPLPTGAKMTRSRSTRLIGSRQVLPSVPSGSYPVAHISFELNVLGSSRGPRRMQCIMDTISSSAIKPGGVAPTQTEFRHSSADTPPALPISMSKSSCTDEALSGPLCSQREGQLILKNKSPRWHEQLQCWCLNFNGRVTVASVKNFQLVASAEGGETTAEHEEVILQFGKVDKDVFTMDYRYPISAFQAFAICLSSFDTKIACE, encoded by the exons ATGAAATTGAGTTACATCGGATTCCGATCAAAGACCGGCCGGAATGTCGAGAAAATTCCGGCGCCGGCGCCGGAAAACAGCTGCCGGTGGGCGAGAATGCCGGAGGAGTTGTTGAGAGAAGTGTTGATGAAAGTAGAAGCGTCGGAGAGTGAGTGGCCGGAGAGGAGAAGCGTGGTGGCGTGCGCCGGAGTGTGTCGGAATTGGCGAAATGTTATGATTAAGGAGATTGTTAGGGTTCCGGAAGTTTCTGGAGTTTTGAGTTTTCCGATTTCTGTTAAACAG CCTGGTCCTAGAGATTCTCATATCAGGTGTTTTATAAAAAGGAATGGGTCGGCACATTCATATAATTTGTACCTCAGTTTATCTCAAG CGCTGGCTGAAAACGGAAAGTTTCTTCTTGGTGCTCGAAAGTCTAGACATGCAACTTTCACGGagtacatcatttctctcaatgCCGATGATATGTCAAAAGGGAGCAATGCATATATTGGAAAGCTAAA ATCTAACTTTTTGGGGACCAAGTTTTCTGTATATGATGCTCTGCCACTTCCTACTGGAGCTAAAATGACAAGGAGTCGCTCCACTAGGCTAATAGGATCTAGACAAGTTCTGCCTAGTGTTCCTTCCGGAAGCTATCCAGTAGCACACATTTCATTTGAATTAAATGTGTTGGGTTCCAG CAGGGGTCCGAGAAGAATGCAGTGCATCATGGACACAATTTCCTCTTCTGCTATTAAACCAGGAGGTGTGGCCCCAACACAGACTGAGTTTCGGCATAGTAGCGCTGACACTCCTCCAGCTTTGCCTATCAGCATGTCAAAATCAAGTTGCACGGATGAGGCCTTGTCTGGACCTTTATGTAGTCAGAGAGAGGGACAgctcattttaaaaaataaatctcCCAGATGGCATGAACAGCTACAGTGCTGGTGTTTAAATTTTAACGGGCGTGTAACAGTTGCTTCAGTGAAAAACTTTCAGCTAGTCGCTTCTGCTGAGGGTGGAGAGACTACTGCTGAACATGAGGAGGTCATCCTGCAATTTGGTAAAGTGGACAAGGATGTGTTTACTATGGATTACCGGTATCCAATATCAGCATTCCAGGCTTTTGCCATCTGCCTTAGTAGCTTTGACACAAAGATTGCTTGTGAATGA
- the LOC141677694 gene encoding divinyl chlorophyllide a 8-vinyl-reductase, chloroplastic: MSIHSPFNSLTLHSLKAQSFKRLFSSHFITQIQVKSSPFASFSLNLIKRYELDRFKLKPIKNSISPVVETSFRTKNVKDINVLVVGSTGYIGKFVVQELIKRGFNVIAVSRERSGIKGKNSKEETVENLSGANVCFSDVTSLDSLEKSLENLGVEIDVVVSCLASRSGGVKDSWKIDYEATKNSLVAGKKYGASHFVLLSAICVQKPLLEFQRAKLKFEDELMKEAEGDKGFTYSIVRPTAFFKSLGGQVELVKDGKPYVMFGDGKLCACKPMSEADLASFISDCVLSEDKINQVLPIGGPGKALTPLEQGEMLFRLVGKKPNFIKVPIEVMDFAIGVLDFLVKIFPAMEDVAEYGKIGRYYAAESMLILDPETGEYSADKTPSYGKDTLEEFFERVLREGMSGQELGEQAIF; the protein is encoded by the coding sequence ATGTCAATACACAGCCCTTTCAATTCTCTCACACTTCACTCACTCAAAGCTCAAAGCTTCAAAAGACTCTTCTCATCACATTTCATCACTCAAATTCAGGTAAAATCAAGCCCATTTGCTTCATTTTCTTTAAATTTGATAAAAAGATATGAACTTGATAGGTTTAAGCTTAAGCCCATTAAAAATTCAATTAGCCCAGTTGTTGAAACTTCATTTAGGACCAAGAATGTGAAAGACATTAATGTTCTTGTTGTGGGGTCCACTGGTTATATTGGGAAATTTGTAGTTCAAGAATTGATTAAAAGAGGGTTTAATGTTATTGCTGTTTCAAGAGAGAGGAGTGGAATTAAAGGAAAGAATAGTAAAGAAGAGACTGTAGAGAATTTGAGTGGTGCTAATGTGTGTTTTTCAGATGTTACTAGTTTGGATTCTTTGGAGAAAAGTTTAGAGAATTTAGGTGTTGAGATTGATGTAGTTGTTTCGTGTCTTGCTAGTCGTTCCGGTGGTGTGAAAGATTCTTGGAAAATTGATTATGAGGCGACTAAGAATAGTTTAGTTGCTGGTAAGAAGTATGGTGCTTCACATTTTGTGTTGTTGTCAGCAATTTGTGTGCAGAAACCGCTTCTTGAATTTCAGCGTGCCAAGCTGAAGTTTGAGGATGAGTTGATGAAAGAAGCGGAAGGGGATAAGGGGTTTACGTATAGCATTGTTAGGCCAACTGCTTTTTTTAAGAGTTTGGGAGGACAGGTTGAGTTGGTGAAAGATGGGAAGCCTTATGTGATGTTTGGGGATGGGAAGTTGTGTGCTTGTAAGCCGATGAGTGAGGCGGATTTGGCTTCGTTTATTTCAGATTGTGTGTTGAGTGAAGATAAGATTAACCAGGTTTTGCCGATTGGTGGACCTGGGAAGGCTTTGACACCGTTAGAGCAAGGAGAGATGTTGTTTAGGCTTGTTGGGAAAAAACCTAATTTTATCAAAGTGCCGATTGAGGTCATGGATTTTGCTATTGGGGTTCTTGATTTCCTTGTCAAGATATTTCCCGCAATGGAAGATGTGGCTGAGTATGGGAAGATTGGAAGGTATTATGCAGCTGAAAGCATGTTGATTTTGGATCCTGAGACTGGAGAGTACAGTGCTGACAAAACACCAAGTTATGGCAAAGACACACTGGAAGAATTCTTTGAAAGAGTACTGAGAGAAGGAATGTCTGGTCAGGAATTGGGAGAGCAGGCAATTTTTTGA
- the LOC141677683 gene encoding tubby-like F-box protein 3 isoform X2 — MKLSYIGFRSKTGRNVEKIPAPAPENSCRWARMPEELLREVLMKVEASESEWPERRSVVACAGVCRNWRNVMIKEIVRVPEVSGVLSFPISVKQPGPRDSHIRCFIKRNGSAHSYNLYLSLSQALAENGKFLLGARKSRHATFTEYIISLNADDMSKGSNAYIGKLKSNFLGTKFSVYDALPLPTGAKMTRSRSTRLIGSRQVLPSVPSGSYPVAHISFELNVLGSRGPRRMQCIMDTISSSAIKPGGVAPTQTEFRHSSADTPPALPISMSKSSCTDEALSGPLCSQREGQLILKNKSPRWHEQLQCWCLNFNGRVTVASVKNFQLVASAEGGETTAEHEEVILQFGKVDKDVFTMDYRYPISAFQAFAICLSSFDTKIACE; from the exons ATGAAATTGAGTTACATCGGATTCCGATCAAAGACCGGCCGGAATGTCGAGAAAATTCCGGCGCCGGCGCCGGAAAACAGCTGCCGGTGGGCGAGAATGCCGGAGGAGTTGTTGAGAGAAGTGTTGATGAAAGTAGAAGCGTCGGAGAGTGAGTGGCCGGAGAGGAGAAGCGTGGTGGCGTGCGCCGGAGTGTGTCGGAATTGGCGAAATGTTATGATTAAGGAGATTGTTAGGGTTCCGGAAGTTTCTGGAGTTTTGAGTTTTCCGATTTCTGTTAAACAG CCTGGTCCTAGAGATTCTCATATCAGGTGTTTTATAAAAAGGAATGGGTCGGCACATTCATATAATTTGTACCTCAGTTTATCTCAAG CGCTGGCTGAAAACGGAAAGTTTCTTCTTGGTGCTCGAAAGTCTAGACATGCAACTTTCACGGagtacatcatttctctcaatgCCGATGATATGTCAAAAGGGAGCAATGCATATATTGGAAAGCTAAA ATCTAACTTTTTGGGGACCAAGTTTTCTGTATATGATGCTCTGCCACTTCCTACTGGAGCTAAAATGACAAGGAGTCGCTCCACTAGGCTAATAGGATCTAGACAAGTTCTGCCTAGTGTTCCTTCCGGAAGCTATCCAGTAGCACACATTTCATTTGAATTAAATGTGTTGGGTTCCAG GGGTCCGAGAAGAATGCAGTGCATCATGGACACAATTTCCTCTTCTGCTATTAAACCAGGAGGTGTGGCCCCAACACAGACTGAGTTTCGGCATAGTAGCGCTGACACTCCTCCAGCTTTGCCTATCAGCATGTCAAAATCAAGTTGCACGGATGAGGCCTTGTCTGGACCTTTATGTAGTCAGAGAGAGGGACAgctcattttaaaaaataaatctcCCAGATGGCATGAACAGCTACAGTGCTGGTGTTTAAATTTTAACGGGCGTGTAACAGTTGCTTCAGTGAAAAACTTTCAGCTAGTCGCTTCTGCTGAGGGTGGAGAGACTACTGCTGAACATGAGGAGGTCATCCTGCAATTTGGTAAAGTGGACAAGGATGTGTTTACTATGGATTACCGGTATCCAATATCAGCATTCCAGGCTTTTGCCATCTGCCTTAGTAGCTTTGACACAAAGATTGCTTGTGAATGA
- the LOC141715511 gene encoding putative serine/threonine-protein kinase At1g54610 — MGCVFGKDLSNSREGGFGVVDDRGRGGGGGGGGGGGVESDLSIVVERREKVVVENGEGREGDYNVENGGDQERKEESVRLRGERRRKANVKLSNFPKNVHGGLVAAEWPSWLLAVLGESINGWTPRRADSFEKIDKIGQGTYSNVYKARDIVTGKIVALKKVRFDNLEPESVKFMAREILILRRLDHPNVIKLEGLVTSRMSCSLYLVFEYMEHDLAGLAASPTIKFTEPQVKCYMHQLLSGLEHCHNRHVLHRDIKGSNLLLDNSGTLKIADFGLASFFDPKHRQPMTSRVVTLWYRPPELLLGATDYGVGVDLWSAGCIVAELLAGKPIMPGRTEVEQLHKIFKICGSPSEEYWKKSKLPHATIFRPQQSYKRCIASTFKDFPASSLPLIETLLSIDPAERQTATTALRSEFFLTKPYACEPSSLPKYPPSKEMDAKLRDEEARRLRTTGKLNDDGAKKPRTRDRAARAVPAPEANAEMQSNLDKRRLITHANAKSKSEKFPTPHQDANVGYPLGSSHSINPTFDPPDVPFSSMNFSYAKAPMQTWSGPLQDPAGGGDPRRSKPSKKDSQRTESEILCTQLSVSYTSTGDLRSGHW; from the exons ATGGGGTGTGTGTTTGGGAAAGATTTATCGAATTCTAGGGAGGGTGGTTTCGGGGTTGTAGATGATAGGGGAAGGGGTGGGGGTGGGGGTGGGGGTGGGGGTGGGGGGGTGGAGAGTGATTTGTCGATTGTGGtagagagaagagagaaagtTGTGGTAGAGAATGGTGAGGGAAGGGAGGGTGATTATAATGTGGAAAATGGGGGAGATCAGGAAAGGAAAGAGGAGAGTGTTCGGCTTCGTGGTGAGAGGAGAAGGAAGGCGAATGTGAAATTGAGTAATTTTCCGAAGAATGTACATGGTGGGCTAGTGGCTGCTGAATGGCCATCTTGGCTTTTAGCAGTTTTAGGGGAGTCGATTAATGGTTGGACGCCTCGTCGGGCAGATAGTTTTGAGAAAATCGATAAG ATTGGTCAAGGAACATATAGTAATGTGTACAAAGCTAGGGATATTGTGACAGGAAAAATTGTTGCATTAAAGAAGGTCCGGTTTGACAATTTGGAACCCGAGAGTGTTAAATTTATGGCTAGGGAGATTCTGATACTGCGTCGCCTGGATCATCCAAATGTTATAAAACTGGAAGGTCTAGTGACGTCAAGGATGTCGTGTAGTTTATACCTTGTGTTTGAATATATGGAGCATGATTTAGCTGGATTAGCTGCAAGCCCCACAATCAAGTTTACAGAGCCACAG GTAAAGTGTTACATGCATCAATTATTGTCAGGTCTCGAGCACTGTCACAACCGTCATGTGTTGCATCGAGATATTAAGGGTTCAAATCTTCTTCTTGACAATTCCGGGACACTTAAAATTGCTGATTTTGGATTGGCATCCTTCTTTGACCCCAAACACAGGCAACCAATGACCAGTCGGGTTGTTACTTTATGGTATCGACCCCCTGAACTTCTTCTTGGGGCCACTGATTATGGTGTAGGCGTGGACCTTTGGAGTGCCGGTTGCATTGTAGCTGAATTATTGGCAGGAAAGCCTATAATGCCTGGTCGTACTGAG GTGGAGCAGCTACACAAGATTTTCAAGATATGTGGTTCCCCATCTGAAGAATATTGGAAAAAATCGAAGTTACCGCATGCAACCATATTTAGGCCCCAACAGTCGTACAAACGATGCATAGCTAGCACGTTTAAAGATTTCCCAGCTTCATCACTGCCACTAATTGAGACTCTGCTTTCAATTGACCCAGCTGAGCGCCAAACTGCAACAACTGCATTGAGGAGTGAA TTTTTTTTGACAAAACCTTACGCTTGTGAGCCTTCGAGCCTTCCGAAATATCCTCCCAGCAAAGAGATGGATGCAAAATTACGGGATGAAGAAGCTAGAAG ACTGAGGACTACTGGAAAATTAAATGATGATGGTGCGAAGAAACCCCGTACCCGTGATCGAGCCGCAAGAGCAGTCCCTGCTCCCGAAGCTAATGCCGAGATGCAATCAAATCTTGAT AAGCGACGCCTAATCACCCATGCAAATGCAAAGAGCAAGAGCGAGAAATTTCCAACTCCTCACCAGGATGCAAACGTGGGTTATCCATTGGGTTCTTCACATAGCATTAATCCAACCTTTGATCCTCCTGATGTTCCATTCAGTTCCATGAATTTCTCATATGCAAAAGCACCCATGCAAACTTGGTCCGGCCCCTTGCAGGATCCTGCTGGCGGTGGAGACCCAAGGAGATCTAAGCCATCAAAGAAGGATTCTCAAAGAA CCGAGAGTGAAATTTTGTGTACACAGTTATCGGTTTCATATACTTCTACTGGAGATTTGAGGAGCGGTCATTGGTGA